In one window of Spartinivicinus marinus DNA:
- the gatB gene encoding Asp-tRNA(Asn)/Glu-tRNA(Gln) amidotransferase subunit GatB, producing the protein MKWEVVIGLEIHVQLATQSKIFSGASTAFGAEPNTQACAVDLGLPGILPVVNKEAVRMATMFGMAIHAQINQRNIFARKNYFYPDLPKGYQTSQMDLPIVGPGYVDITLDDGETRRIGVTRAHLEEDAGKSLHEDFHGMTGIDLNRAGTPLLEIVSDPDLRSAKEAVAYLKTIHSIIRYLGISDGNMAEGSMRCDANVSIRPQGSEKLGTRTEIKNVNSFRFIEKAINFEIERHIDVLESGGKIVQETRLYDSEKDETRSMRGKEEANDYRYFPCPDLLPIVLSVEFLNEVRSTLPELPEQKRQRFIDELGLSEYDAGVLSANRENAEYFEAVASQCQDPKFAANWVMGELASRLNKNQLEISESPVSAKQLGEMLIRLKDETISSKGAKTVFEAMWNGEGSADEIIEKRNLKSITDTSAIEAMIDEVIANNAAQVEQYRSAEEAKQGKMIGFFVGQVMKASRGAAEPGVVNKLLREKLKG; encoded by the coding sequence GTGAAATGGGAAGTTGTTATTGGGCTGGAAATTCACGTTCAGCTCGCCACACAATCTAAAATATTTTCAGGTGCCAGCACTGCCTTTGGTGCCGAACCCAATACCCAGGCTTGCGCTGTTGATTTAGGGCTGCCTGGTATTTTACCCGTAGTGAACAAAGAAGCCGTGCGAATGGCCACCATGTTTGGTATGGCTATTCATGCACAAATTAATCAGCGCAACATATTTGCCAGAAAAAATTACTTTTACCCCGACCTGCCAAAAGGCTATCAAACCAGCCAAATGGATTTACCCATTGTAGGCCCTGGTTATGTAGACATCACCTTGGACGATGGTGAAACCAGACGCATCGGTGTAACCCGTGCTCACTTAGAAGAAGATGCGGGTAAATCACTCCATGAAGATTTTCATGGCATGACTGGTATCGACCTGAACCGAGCCGGCACACCCTTATTAGAAATTGTATCTGACCCAGACTTACGTTCTGCAAAAGAAGCCGTTGCCTATTTAAAAACGATTCATTCGATCATCCGTTATTTAGGGATATCTGATGGCAACATGGCGGAAGGCTCCATGCGTTGTGATGCTAACGTATCCATCCGCCCGCAAGGCAGTGAGAAACTGGGCACCCGCACAGAAATTAAAAACGTCAACTCTTTCCGTTTTATTGAAAAAGCCATTAATTTTGAAATTGAGCGGCATATTGATGTACTAGAAAGCGGCGGCAAAATCGTCCAGGAAACCCGCCTGTATGATTCTGAAAAAGACGAAACTCGTTCTATGCGTGGCAAAGAAGAAGCCAACGATTACCGTTACTTCCCCTGCCCTGATTTACTACCAATAGTATTGTCAGTAGAATTTTTAAATGAAGTAAGAAGTACACTTCCTGAATTACCTGAGCAAAAGCGGCAACGCTTTATTGATGAATTAGGCTTAAGTGAATACGACGCTGGTGTTCTATCAGCCAACCGTGAAAACGCTGAATATTTCGAAGCGGTTGCTAGCCAATGCCAAGACCCGAAATTTGCCGCCAACTGGGTAATGGGCGAGCTGGCCAGTCGCCTCAATAAAAACCAACTGGAAATCAGCGAAAGCCCTGTTTCAGCAAAACAGTTAGGCGAAATGCTAATCCGCTTAAAAGACGAAACCATTTCCAGCAAAGGGGCAAAAACTGTTTTTGAAGCTATGTGGAACGGCGAAGGCTCAGCCGATGAAATCATCGAAAAGCGCAATTTAAAATCCATTACTGATACCTCAGCGATTGAAGCCATGATCGATGAAGTCATTGCTAATAATGCTGCACAAGTTGAGCAATACCGCAGTGCCGAAGAAGCCAAGCAAGGCAAAATGATCGGCTTTTTTGTTGGCCAGGTAATGAAAGCCTCCCGCGGCGCAGCAGAACCAGGAGTGGTAAATAAATTGTTGCGGGAGAAATTGAAGGGGTAG
- the gatA gene encoding Asp-tRNA(Asn)/Glu-tRNA(Gln) amidotransferase subunit GatA produces the protein MQNKTVAQLAAGLAKGEFSSVELTQHYLNQIKQFDNQLNSFISITEDQALTAAKAADNCRANNNAGLLTGVPIAHKDIFCTNGIKTTCGSKMLSNFIAPYESTVSQKFQDAGCVMLGKTNMDEFAMGSSNETSYFGAVKNPWQLDSTPGGSSGGSAAAVAARLAPAATGTDTGGSIRQPAALCGITGLKPTYGRVSRWGMIAFASSLDQAGPITQTAEDAALLMNIMAGFDEKDSTCANEPVPDYTATLNDSIAGLKIGLPKEYFSADLDSQIAANVEQAIKELEKLGATVKEISLANSHLALPAYYVIAPAECSSNLSRFDGVRFGHRCEDPKDLEDLYKRTRAEGFGSEVKRRILVGTYALSAGYYDAYYIKAQKLRRLIKNDFVAAFNDVDVIVGPTTPSPAFKLGEKTNDPVAMYLSDIYTISTNLAGLPAMSIPVGFTKGLPTGMQLIGNYFAEARLLNVAHQFQQQTNWHQQLPTATQV, from the coding sequence ATGCAAAACAAAACTGTAGCGCAACTGGCAGCTGGTCTTGCCAAAGGCGAATTTTCCAGTGTTGAACTAACCCAGCATTACTTGAACCAGATTAAGCAGTTCGATAATCAGCTGAATAGTTTTATCAGTATCACGGAAGACCAGGCGCTAACTGCAGCCAAAGCAGCCGACAATTGCCGTGCAAATAATAATGCAGGCCTATTAACCGGCGTCCCTATTGCTCATAAGGACATTTTTTGTACAAATGGCATTAAAACAACCTGCGGCTCTAAAATGCTCTCTAACTTTATTGCCCCTTATGAGTCAACTGTCTCACAAAAGTTCCAAGACGCAGGTTGTGTTATGTTGGGTAAAACCAATATGGATGAGTTTGCCATGGGCTCTTCCAACGAAACCAGTTACTTTGGTGCAGTCAAGAACCCTTGGCAATTAGACTCTACTCCTGGCGGCTCATCAGGTGGTTCGGCTGCAGCCGTTGCTGCCCGGTTGGCACCTGCAGCCACAGGCACAGATACGGGCGGCTCCATTCGCCAACCTGCTGCCTTATGTGGCATTACCGGATTAAAACCCACCTATGGTCGTGTATCTCGTTGGGGCATGATTGCCTTTGCTTCAAGCCTTGATCAAGCTGGCCCAATCACCCAAACCGCCGAAGATGCCGCCTTGTTAATGAATATCATGGCAGGGTTTGATGAAAAAGACTCAACCTGTGCCAATGAGCCCGTACCAGATTATACAGCCACGCTTAACGACAGTATTGCTGGGCTGAAAATAGGCTTGCCTAAAGAATATTTTTCTGCCGATTTAGATAGCCAGATCGCCGCTAATGTAGAGCAGGCCATTAAAGAACTGGAAAAGTTGGGTGCAACAGTTAAAGAAATCAGTTTGGCTAATTCTCACCTGGCATTACCCGCTTATTATGTCATTGCCCCAGCGGAGTGCTCTTCCAATTTATCCCGTTTTGATGGTGTACGATTTGGCCACCGCTGTGAAGACCCCAAAGACCTGGAAGACCTATATAAGCGCACCCGAGCTGAAGGCTTTGGCTCTGAAGTCAAACGGCGTATTTTAGTTGGCACTTATGCCTTATCTGCTGGCTATTATGATGCTTATTACATCAAAGCCCAAAAGCTGAGACGATTAATTAAAAACGATTTTGTGGCCGCCTTTAATGATGTAGATGTTATTGTTGGCCCTACTACCCCATCCCCCGCGTTTAAGCTGGGCGAAAAAACCAACGACCCGGTAGCGATGTATTTATCGGATATTTATACCATTTCCACCAACCTGGCTGGCTTACCTGCTATGTCAATTCCAGTGGGCTTTACCAAAGGCCTACCTACGGGTATGCAACTGATTGGTAACTACTTTGCTGAAGCCAGACTATTAAATGTGGCTCACCAATTTCAGCAACAGACCAACTGGCACCAACAATTACCAACCGCAACGCAGGTATAA
- the gatC gene encoding Asp-tRNA(Asn)/Glu-tRNA(Gln) amidotransferase subunit GatC, with protein sequence MALDQTDVEKIAHLARIAIDQQDIANTTEGLTQILTMIDQMQAADTDNVEPLAHPLEMEQRLRADAVTETNQRETFQAIAPATENGLYLVPKVIE encoded by the coding sequence ATGGCCCTTGATCAAACCGATGTTGAAAAAATAGCCCACCTGGCACGCATTGCTATCGACCAGCAAGATATTGCCAATACTACTGAAGGGTTAACCCAAATTTTAACCATGATCGACCAAATGCAGGCTGCTGATACTGATAATGTAGAGCCTTTGGCTCACCCACTGGAGATGGAACAACGGCTGCGCGCAGATGCAGTCACCGAAACCAACCAGCGGGAAACCTTTCAGGCCATTGCCCCTGCTACTGAAAACGGCTTGTATTTGGTACCTAAGGTTATTGAGTAA
- a CDS encoding rod shape-determining protein has protein sequence MLKKLRGFFSSDLSIDLGTANTLIYVRDKGIVLNEPSVVAIRHHGSQKTVAAVGTEAKRMLGRTPGNITAIRPMKDGVIADFSVTEKMLQHFINKVHENSFIQPSPRVLVCVPCKSTQVERRAIRESALGAGAREVYLIEEPMAAAIGAGLPVEEAHGSMVVDIGGGTTEIAIISLSGIVYSESVRVGGDRFDEAIVTYVRRNYGSLIGDATAERIKQEIACAYPGDELREIDVRGRNLAEGVPRSFTLNSNEILEALQESLAAIVQSVKSALEQSPPELASDIAERGMVLTGGGALLKGLERLLSEETGLPVVVAEDPLTCVARGGGRALEIMERHAFDLLSTE, from the coding sequence ATGCTCAAGAAACTACGGGGATTTTTTTCAAGTGACCTGTCAATTGACTTAGGTACTGCTAATACCCTGATTTATGTTAGAGATAAAGGGATCGTGTTAAACGAACCTTCGGTGGTGGCTATTCGTCATCATGGTAGTCAGAAAACGGTTGCCGCAGTGGGTACTGAGGCGAAGCGAATGCTGGGTAGAACCCCTGGTAATATCACAGCTATCCGGCCTATGAAAGACGGAGTGATCGCTGACTTTAGTGTCACTGAAAAAATGCTCCAGCATTTTATTAATAAGGTACACGAAAACAGTTTTATTCAGCCAAGCCCACGGGTGTTGGTATGTGTGCCTTGCAAGTCGACTCAAGTTGAGCGGCGGGCCATTCGTGAGTCAGCGCTAGGTGCGGGTGCTCGTGAAGTGTATTTAATAGAAGAACCAATGGCTGCAGCCATTGGTGCTGGCCTACCTGTTGAAGAAGCCCATGGCTCAATGGTTGTGGATATCGGTGGGGGAACCACTGAAATAGCTATTATTTCGCTAAGCGGGATTGTTTATTCGGAGTCAGTCCGGGTGGGGGGTGACCGCTTTGATGAAGCCATAGTCACTTATGTTCGTCGTAACTATGGCAGCCTGATCGGTGATGCCACGGCAGAAAGAATTAAACAAGAAATTGCCTGTGCCTACCCAGGTGATGAACTGCGCGAAATTGATGTAAGAGGCCGTAATCTGGCAGAAGGGGTACCTCGCAGTTTTACCCTTAATAGTAATGAGATTCTGGAAGCACTTCAGGAATCTTTAGCAGCCATTGTGCAGTCAGTGAAAAGTGCACTAGAGCAATCACCACCTGAACTCGCTTCCGACATTGCAGAGCGAGGTATGGTTCTGACAGGCGGTGGTGCGTTACTAAAAGGTTTGGAGCGCCTGCTGAGTGAAGAAACTGGGTTGCCTGTGGTGGTGGCTGAAGATCCTCTGACCTGTGTGGCCCGAGGGGGAGGACGAGCACTAGAAATAATGGAACGCCATGCATTTGATCTTTTATCTACTGAGTAG
- the mreC gene encoding rod shape-determining protein MreC gives MWESPIKRIFSKQQSLTAQLLFFIVLSLGLMLSEQRFDGLDNGLNKVRAWLTVVATPVQWVADLPAQMWGMADDALKTRKELILENAKLEAKNLLLERRLQKLAALTAQNIRLRELLNSSKLLDERVLIAELVGVDPDPYAHQVIVNKGSTDGVFVGQPLLDASGLMGQVISVSPFSSRILLITDANHSVPVQVNRNGARAIAAGTGKLDELLLRHVPDTADIREGDILVSSGLGQRFPVGYPVGKVIQVIHDPGKPFAIIKVRPSAKLDRSRHVLLVFSGKEANDNNDVIAVDETQVSEAPNVN, from the coding sequence ATGTGGGAGTCACCAATTAAGCGAATATTTTCTAAGCAACAATCTCTCACCGCACAGCTGCTGTTTTTTATTGTGTTGTCATTAGGCTTGATGCTTTCTGAGCAGCGGTTTGATGGCCTGGACAATGGCCTTAACAAAGTGAGAGCCTGGCTGACCGTAGTCGCTACACCTGTGCAGTGGGTGGCTGATCTTCCTGCACAAATGTGGGGGATGGCTGATGACGCCCTGAAAACTCGCAAAGAACTTATTTTAGAAAACGCGAAGTTAGAAGCGAAAAACTTGCTACTGGAGCGTCGCCTTCAGAAGCTCGCGGCACTCACGGCACAAAATATCCGTTTACGAGAATTACTGAATTCCTCAAAACTCCTTGATGAGCGAGTTCTGATTGCGGAGCTAGTGGGGGTAGATCCCGACCCTTATGCTCACCAGGTTATTGTTAATAAAGGCTCGACAGATGGAGTTTTTGTTGGACAGCCTTTACTGGATGCCAGTGGTTTGATGGGGCAAGTTATTTCCGTCAGCCCTTTTTCCAGCCGTATTCTGCTTATTACCGATGCTAATCATAGTGTGCCTGTTCAAGTGAATCGTAACGGTGCTCGTGCCATTGCTGCAGGCACAGGTAAATTGGATGAGCTGCTACTACGCCATGTGCCGGATACTGCTGATATCCGTGAAGGTGATATTCTAGTCAGTTCAGGCCTAGGGCAGCGTTTTCCGGTAGGCTATCCAGTGGGTAAAGTGATCCAGGTTATCCACGACCCTGGCAAACCTTTTGCCATCATCAAAGTAAGACCTTCTGCAAAGTTAGATCGCAGTCGTCATGTGTTATTGGTCTTCAGTGGTAAAGAAGCTAATGATAACAATGATGTGATTGCGGTAGATGAGACCCAAGTAAGTGAAGCGCCTAATGTCAACTGA
- the mreD gene encoding rod shape-determining protein MreD: MSTDRPQGRMVIWTTIFFAYVLSLLPMPSYLELGRPEWLAMVMLYWALALPDRIGLILAWIVGLMLDVMQGVLLGQNALGMVIVVYVAHKLHRRMRIYPLLQQSMVVFVVIGIYQMLNLWAKSFSGRTPPNLLFLLPTVVSALLWPWLFILLRDLRRRYKVN, translated from the coding sequence ATGTCAACTGATCGACCCCAGGGCCGCATGGTAATCTGGACGACTATTTTTTTTGCCTATGTATTAAGCTTATTGCCAATGCCTTCTTATCTAGAGCTAGGTCGGCCAGAGTGGCTTGCGATGGTAATGCTCTACTGGGCACTGGCATTGCCTGATCGAATAGGATTAATACTGGCCTGGATTGTTGGCCTGATGCTTGATGTGATGCAAGGGGTGTTGCTTGGACAAAATGCCCTTGGCATGGTGATTGTGGTCTATGTTGCCCATAAGCTGCATCGACGGATGCGTATTTATCCGTTACTCCAGCAATCTATGGTGGTATTTGTAGTTATTGGCATTTATCAAATGCTGAATCTGTGGGCTAAATCTTTTAGTGGTCGTACACCTCCTAATTTATTGTTTTTGTTGCCAACTGTCGTCAGTGCCTTATTATGGCCGTGGTTGTTTATTTTGTTACGAGATTTAAGAAGGCGATATAAAGTTAATTAA
- a CDS encoding Maf family protein, which produces MDVPSIYLASQSPRRRELLEQIRVSYQVLASEVNETPLLNEHPQHYVERIAEAKAEAGWQLLKASGLAQRPVLAADTAVVLEGVILGKPSSVADAKAMLTDLSGKPHQVMTSVAVVNAEATKLITSITDVLFKPLTESLIDRYCATGEPNDKAGAYGIQGLGAILVAAIKGSYSGVVGLPLTETAALLAQFEVDVWQSHGV; this is translated from the coding sequence ATGGACGTTCCAAGTATTTATTTAGCATCCCAATCTCCCCGGCGGCGAGAGCTATTGGAGCAAATTAGGGTTAGTTATCAGGTTCTTGCTTCAGAGGTTAATGAAACCCCTTTGCTTAATGAACACCCACAACATTATGTTGAGCGTATTGCTGAAGCCAAAGCAGAAGCCGGATGGCAGCTATTAAAAGCCAGTGGTTTGGCTCAACGACCCGTGCTGGCAGCTGATACGGCAGTTGTATTAGAGGGGGTCATTTTAGGCAAGCCCTCCTCTGTGGCTGATGCTAAAGCCATGCTGACAGATTTATCAGGAAAGCCGCACCAAGTAATGACGTCAGTTGCCGTAGTGAATGCTGAAGCAACCAAACTGATAACCAGTATCACTGATGTACTATTTAAGCCATTAACTGAGTCATTAATTGACCGCTATTGTGCAACAGGAGAGCCTAATGACAAAGCAGGGGCTTATGGTATTCAAGGGCTGGGAGCGATACTAGTCGCTGCAATAAAAGGCAGTTACAGTGGTGTAGTGGGACTACCTTTAACTGAAACGGCTGCGCTGCTGGCCCAGTTTGAGGTTGATGTCTGGCAAAGCCATGGTGTTTAA
- the rng gene encoding ribonuclease G codes for MSEEILMNITPMESRVAVVENGVLQEVYIERTQRRGIVGNIYKGKVVRVLPGMQAAFIDIGLERAAFIHVSEIVPKNDTKEDDDATEPLIHELVHEGQSLVVQVTKDPLGTKGARLTTHISIPARYLVYMPDTNHVGISLRIEDQEERDRLKQLVEHALAAEQAEEKGGFILRTAAEGVGAEEVLADIRFLHRLWESVSEGIKEVKAPEAVYEDLPLHLRTLRDLVDPKIEKVRIDSRETYQKVCKFVKKLIPQIEGRVEYYPGERPIFDLYGVEDEIQKALSRKVQLKSGGYLILDQTEAMTTIDVNTGAFVGHRNLEETIFKTNLEAATAIARQVRLRNLGGIIIIDFIDMEEAEHQRQVLRTFEKLLERDHAKTNITGVSELGLVEMTRKRTRESLENVLCEPCPTCEGRGTLKTADTVCYEIFREILREARAYESEGYLVLASQKVVDRLVDEESDNVADLEAFIGRTIKFQVEPMYSQEQFDVVLI; via the coding sequence ATGTCCGAAGAAATATTAATGAATATCACCCCAATGGAGTCTCGAGTGGCGGTGGTGGAAAATGGCGTTTTACAAGAAGTGTATATTGAGCGGACCCAGCGGCGTGGCATTGTCGGGAATATCTATAAAGGTAAAGTGGTTCGAGTGCTCCCTGGTATGCAAGCCGCTTTTATTGATATTGGTTTAGAGCGTGCTGCCTTTATTCATGTTAGTGAAATAGTCCCCAAGAACGATACAAAAGAAGATGACGATGCAACTGAACCACTAATTCACGAACTTGTTCATGAAGGCCAATCGTTAGTTGTACAGGTCACCAAAGATCCGTTAGGTACCAAAGGCGCCAGACTTACCACCCATATTTCCATTCCTGCCCGTTATTTAGTTTATATGCCTGATACTAACCATGTAGGCATTTCATTAAGAATTGAAGACCAAGAAGAACGAGATCGTCTTAAGCAGTTGGTTGAACATGCATTGGCAGCAGAACAAGCAGAAGAAAAAGGTGGTTTTATTTTACGTACGGCAGCTGAAGGGGTTGGCGCTGAAGAAGTACTAGCTGACATACGGTTTTTGCATCGTTTGTGGGAGTCTGTTTCTGAAGGCATTAAAGAAGTTAAGGCTCCAGAGGCGGTTTATGAAGACTTACCACTTCATTTACGCACACTGAGGGATTTGGTAGATCCTAAAATAGAAAAGGTGCGGATAGACTCAAGAGAAACTTATCAGAAAGTTTGCAAGTTTGTAAAAAAGCTCATTCCGCAAATAGAAGGGCGAGTGGAATATTATCCTGGTGAACGGCCTATTTTTGATCTATATGGGGTTGAGGATGAAATTCAAAAAGCACTTAGTCGAAAAGTACAGCTAAAGTCGGGTGGCTATTTAATTTTGGATCAAACGGAAGCAATGACTACCATTGATGTCAACACAGGGGCGTTTGTTGGCCATCGTAACCTAGAAGAAACGATTTTTAAAACCAATCTGGAAGCAGCAACCGCGATTGCTCGGCAAGTCAGGCTGCGCAATTTGGGTGGGATTATTATTATCGATTTTATTGATATGGAAGAGGCTGAACACCAACGACAAGTGTTGCGGACTTTTGAAAAGCTGCTTGAACGCGATCATGCCAAAACCAATATCACTGGGGTATCTGAACTGGGCTTGGTAGAAATGACCCGTAAACGTACCCGAGAAAGTCTGGAAAATGTATTGTGTGAACCTTGTCCGACCTGTGAGGGGCGAGGTACCTTAAAAACGGCAGATACTGTCTGTTATGAAATATTCCGGGAAATTCTTCGTGAAGCCAGAGCTTATGAAAGCGAAGGGTATTTAGTGTTGGCTTCACAAAAAGTGGTTGATCGGCTGGTAGATGAAGAGTCTGATAATGTGGCTGACTTGGAAGCATTCATTGGTCGCACCATTAAATTTCAGGTTGAGCCAATGTATTCGCAAGAGCAGTTTGATGTAGTGTTGATTTAG